Proteins encoded by one window of Blautia faecicola:
- a CDS encoding aldo/keto reductase: MKYEKLGKSDLNVSRICMGCMGFGNASIGQHSWTLDEAQTREIIKHGLDLGINFYDTAIAYQNGTSEQYVGKALRDFAKRDDYVIATKFTPRTQEEIDGGMSGQKHIENYLNQSLSNLGMDYVDLYIYHMWDYHTPMEEIMDGLNRVVKAGKARYIGISNCFAWQLAKANYYARENAMTEFISIQGHYNLIAREEEREMAPFCYSENIAMTPYSSLAGGRLSKRPGETSKRLEEDAYAKFKYDATAEADARIIARVAELADKRNVSMTEISLAWLLTKVTSPVVGATKFSHADGAAKAVDLELTADEISYLEEMYVPHALVGVMAQNGKQKAGNVV; encoded by the coding sequence ATGAAGTATGAAAAACTTGGAAAGTCGGATTTAAATGTATCCCGCATCTGCATGGGATGTATGGGTTTTGGAAATGCGTCTATCGGACAGCACAGCTGGACATTAGATGAGGCGCAGACGAGAGAAATCATTAAACATGGACTTGACCTTGGTATCAATTTTTATGATACGGCAATCGCATATCAGAATGGTACAAGCGAGCAGTATGTCGGAAAAGCACTTCGTGATTTTGCAAAGCGTGATGATTATGTGATTGCAACGAAATTCACACCGAGAACGCAGGAAGAAATTGACGGCGGCATGAGCGGACAGAAACATATAGAAAATTACCTGAATCAGAGTCTTAGCAATCTCGGTATGGACTATGTGGATCTTTATATCTATCATATGTGGGATTATCATACCCCTATGGAGGAAATCATGGATGGACTTAATAGGGTTGTGAAGGCTGGCAAAGCCAGATATATCGGTATATCCAACTGCTTTGCATGGCAGCTTGCCAAGGCAAATTACTATGCAAGAGAAAACGCAATGACAGAGTTTATTTCGATTCAGGGGCATTATAATCTGATTGCAAGAGAAGAAGAACGGGAAATGGCACCGTTCTGCTATTCGGAAAATATTGCAATGACGCCATACAGTTCACTTGCAGGCGGCAGACTCTCAAAGCGTCCGGGTGAGACATCAAAGCGTCTGGAAGAAGACGCATATGCAAAATTTAAGTATGATGCCACAGCAGAAGCGGATGCACGAATCATTGCCAGAGTAGCAGAGCTTGCGGATAAGAGGAATGTTTCCATGACGGAAATTTCGTTGGCGTGGCTATTGACAAAGGTTACTTCTCCAGTGGTGGGAGCAACAAAATTTTCTCATGCAGACGGGGCGGCAAAAGCTGTAGATTTGGAATTGACAGCGGATGAAATTTCCTATCTGGAGGAGATGTATGTTCCACATGCGCTGGTTGGTGTCATGGCGCAGAATGGGAAACAAAAAGCAGGAAATGTAGTGTAG
- a CDS encoding DUF6262 family protein, translating to MSKYDKMIEENQRKSKEKIELAVQAIQDMLANKERISVPKLMKKTGLSRGFFYKNPTVRDTLNQAVEQQAGMIDPRREILNMAMEKQIELLNQKVAALTRENKELKRKNEKLQKALRKQDLNFIKNL from the coding sequence ATGAGCAAATACGACAAGATGATTGAGGAAAATCAGAGAAAAAGTAAAGAGAAAATTGAACTGGCAGTGCAGGCAATACAAGATATGCTGGCAAATAAAGAACGTATCAGCGTTCCAAAGCTGATGAAGAAAACTGGATTGTCGAGAGGATTCTTTTATAAAAATCCAACCGTCCGGGATACATTGAACCAAGCGGTAGAGCAACAGGCTGGAATGATAGATCCAAGAAGAGAAATCCTGAACATGGCGATGGAAAAGCAGATTGAACTGCTGAACCAGAAGGTAGCAGCTCTAACCAGAGAAAATAAGGAACTGAAGAGAAAGAACGAAAAGTTACAGAAGGCATTACGGAAACAGGATTTGAATTTTATTAAGAACTTATAA
- a CDS encoding tyrosine-type recombinase/integrase produces the protein MKRLNAEITQMDVQIARCLLIHQMLGTRISDTLTLRPDCLTRENGQDMIEIYQVKTKRYKKPISKELAKLLQSSIEYTQEKFGDTEYIFVNEKEPDRPMQYMAIKTKVMSMIQEKQLRDDHGELFGFGTHMFRHYYGVKLTEMHLDDWTIARLLGHKRLNNVQHYRKMSNQRMADETREVRQRMSDIIYMSLARWGEEYEQIRQDD, from the coding sequence ATGAAACGACTAAATGCGGAAATTACACAGATGGATGTACAGATTGCAAGATGTCTTCTGATACATCAGATGCTTGGAACTAGGATATCAGATACCCTTACACTGAGACCAGATTGTCTGACGAGAGAAAATGGCCAAGATATGATTGAAATATATCAAGTTAAAACTAAAAGATATAAAAAACCGATCAGTAAAGAACTTGCAAAACTGTTACAGAGTTCTATTGAATATACACAGGAAAAGTTCGGTGATACAGAATACATATTTGTTAATGAAAAAGAACCTGACCGCCCGATGCAGTATATGGCTATAAAAACAAAAGTCATGTCCATGATACAGGAAAAGCAGTTGAGAGATGATCATGGCGAATTATTCGGGTTTGGAACGCACATGTTCCGGCACTACTATGGCGTCAAACTTACAGAAATGCATCTGGATGACTGGACGATAGCGAGACTGTTGGGGCATAAAAGACTGAATAATGTACAGCATTACCGGAAAATGAGCAATCAAAGAATGGCAGACGAAACCAGAGAAGTAAGACAGAGGATGAGTGACATCATATATATGAGTCTGGCAAGATGGGGTGAAGAATATGAGCAAATACGACAAGATGATTGA